A segment of the Corynebacterium liangguodongii genome:
TCCGGCCGCACAAATCCCCGGCTCGACCGTCTACTGTACGCGTACCGGCCGATCTACCGGTAACATGACTCGACTTCTGCGTGCCACACCCCAAGCACCCCCAGCACAGCCCCTCACGCCCACCGGCCATAGCCCCTACTATCGGAGCCATGAATAACTCCGATGAAACGTTCACGGAAACGCTCGCCAACCTCTCGTGGTCCGAGGACATGTTGGGCCCCGGGTTCGAATCCGCCGACCTTCCCCTCGCCCCGGCGCCTGATGGCGACGACCAGGATCGGGCCGTCATCGTCCGGGCCACCTCCGAGCCTTCGCCGGGCAAACCCGCCATCGTGTGGATCCACGGTATGACCGACTACTTCTTCCACTCCCACGTCGCGCAGCACTACACCGCCCAGGGATACCCCTTCTACGCCGTTGATATGCACGGCTGTGGGCGCGCACACGTCGACGGCGGGCGCTGGCACTACACGACCGACATGGCCCACTACTTCACCGAGCTCACGAGGGCGGCCAGGCTCATTGCCGCCGAGCACGGTCAGATCATCCCCATGGCGCACTCCACCGGCGGCCTCATCGTCCCCCTGTGGGCGCACCACCTGCGCAGCAAGGATCCCGCCTCGCACTCGGCGCTGCGCGCAATCATCCTCAACAGCCCCTGGCTAGACATGCAGTTCCCCCGCCTCGCGGTCGCCGCGTTGCGCCCCCTGGTGACGTTTTTGGGCAACCGCTTCCCCACCTTGATGCTGCCGAACAAGGGCGAGGGCACCTACGGGGAGTCCATCTCCGCCTCCGCCCACGGCGAGTGGGAATTCGACACCACCTTCAAGCCCGTCGGCGGGCACCCGAAGTACCTCGGGTGGCTGCGCGCGGTCTTCCAGGCCCAAAAAGACATCCACGAAGGAATCATGACCGGGGTACCCACCCTCACGCTGTGCTCGGCCCACTCTTACCTGGGCAAGCCCTACTCTCCCGCCGCGGATACCGCCGATACCGTCCTTGACGTCGCACAGATCCGGCGGTGGGCCCCGACGCTGAGCCACCGCTCCACCGTCGAGGTCATCGAGGGCGCGCGCCACGACGTGTTCCTCTCCGAGCGGCACGCCCGCGAGGCGGCTTTGAGCGCCACCGACGCGTGGCTCGATTCCCTCGGAGAACAGGCGGATAAGGAGGCGCACCGATGAGCCATGCAGGCGCCTGTGCCCACTACGACCTCATCATCGTCGGGGCGGGCTCGGGCAACTCGATTCCTACCCCGGAGTTTGACGGTTACTCCATCGCGATCATCGAACCAGGGAAGTTCGGCGGGACGTGCATGAACGCCGGCTGCATCCCCACGAAGATGTTCGTCTACGCCGCCGATACCGCCTACAACGCTGCGCATTCGCAGCGCTTGGGGCTGGAGACGTCGTTTAGCGGCGCGAACTGGCAAGACATCACGAAGCGGATCTTCACTAACCGGATCGACATCATTGCAGCGGGCGGCGAGGAGTACCGCCGCGGCGAGGGCAGCCCCAACGTCGACGTCTACGACCGCCACGCCTCCTTCGTCGCGCCGAAGACACTGGCCACCGGCCAAGGCGGTGAGAGCAAGATCATCAGCGGCGAGACCATCGTCCTCGCCGCCGGGGCCCGCCCCGTCGTTCCCGAGTGGGCGGAGGGGCTGCCGGTGCACACGAGCGAGGACATTATGCGGCTGGAGAAGCAGCCGGAGAGCCTCACCATCGTCGGTGGCGGGTTCATCGCCATGGAGTTCGCCCACGTGTTCCAGTCGCTGGGCACCCACGTGCGCATAGTCAACCGCTCCCCCTTCCTGCGCGCGCTCGACCGGGACATCGCGGATGCCTTCAACGACATCGCAGACTCCACCTACGAGGTGCACAAGGGCCGCACGGTCGCCAGCGCGAGCGGCGACGAAGGCTCGATCACGCTCACGCTTGACGACGCCTCAACCATTACCTCGGAAAGCGTCCTCATCGCGATGGGGCGCCAGCCCAACGGCGATACGCTCAACCTCCCGGCCGCCGGGATTGAATCCGTGGGCGGGCGCGTGGGCGTCGATAAGTATGGCCGCACGAGCGCCGAGGGCGTGTGGGCGCTCGGGGATATCTCCTCCCCCTACCAGCTCAAGCACGTGGCCAACGCGGAGACCCGCGCCGTGCGCCACAACATCCTCCACCCGGAGAACATGGTGGCCATGCCGCACGACAACGTGCCCTTTGCGGTGTTTACGCACCCACAGATCGCCACCGTGGGGCTCAGCGAGCAGCAGGCGATCGACGCCGGGTACGACGTCACCACCAAGGTCCAGCGCTACGCGGACGTCGCCTACGGCTGGGCGATGGAAGATTCCACCGGCATGGCCAAGCTCGTGGCGGACCGCTCCACCGGCAGACTCCTTGGCGCCCACTACATGGGGCCGCAGGCGCCGACGCTGATCCAGCAGCTGATTACGCTCATCGCCCACGGAATCGACCTGCGGGAGACCGTGCGCGCGCAGTACTGGATCCACCCCGCGCTGCCGGAGGTCACCGAAAACGCGATCCTCGGCCTTGACCTCGACTTTCCCGAGTTCTAAGGGTTTGCTGGCAAGAGGTTGGCAGGGGCCAAGAAAGTAGCCGTTCTTCGGCGTCGACGCCTTCGGCAAGGAAAAGAACGTCGAGGCCATCCCGCAGTGGGCCCGCATCTGGCTGGATCTCACCGCCATCGCCGGCATCGCCGCCGTGCTCGGTGTCATCGTCACCGCCGTTAACACCGCTATGTACAACGGCTTGATCACCCTGCCGGAGATCAAGCTGCCGTTCTAGGACTCGCAGCGGCGCGATCGAGGACAAAGGGGAGGGGCGTGTTAGACGCCCCTCCCCTTCGGCTTTGGGTGGCACCTACTCCTCGGGCAGGGTGAGGATCTCGTTGCCGTCTTCCGTAATCACGATGGTGTGCTCGAACTGGGCGGTGAACTTGCCGTCGTCGTTTTGCACGGTCCACCCGTCGTCCCAGATGGTGTACGGCAGCTCCCCGAGGTTGATCATCGGCTCAACGGTCAGCGTCATGCCGGGCTCGAGGACGTCTCGATAAGCGTTCGAGTCGTAGTGCAGCACAACCAGCCCGTTGTGGAAGGTCGTGCCCACCCCGTGCCCCGTAAAGTCGGTGACGACGTTGTACCCGAAGCGCTTGGCGTAGGACTCGATGACGCGGCCGATGACGTTGATCTCGCGGCCGGGCTTGGCGGCCTTGATGCCGCGCATCGTCGCCTCCTTGGTGCGCTCGACAAGCAGTCGGTGTTCCTCGGAGACGTTGCCGGCGAGGAAGGTCGCGTTGGTGTCTCCGTGCACGCCGTTTTTGTACGCGGTCACATCGATGTTGACGATATCGCCGTCCTCGATGACGGTGGTATCGGGGATCCCGTGGCAGACGATCTCGTTGAGCGAGACACAGCAGGACTTCGGGTAGCCACGATATCCCAGCGTGGAGGGGTAGGCGCCGTGATCGACCATGTACTCGTGCGCCACCCGATCGATCTCGTCGGTGGTGACGCCGGGCGCGACCGCCTCGCCGGCAGCTTTGAGCGCGTTCGCCGCAATGCGGCTGGCCTCGCGCATTTTCTCGATGGTCTCCGGCGTCTGCACGAAGGGCTCGCCGACGTTTTCACGTACCTCGTCCCTCCAGGCGTACTCGGGGCGCTCGATGGAATCGGGCACCCTGCGGATCGCGGTGGGTTCACCTGGTCGAATTTTTGCTCGTTGACTCATATGGGCCATGCTAGACCCCGCTAGATCCCGCCGCGCCCACGCATCTCGTCGATGTTGAGAAGCATCCTGTCCGTGGCTGCGACGGCCGATTCCGAGCCGCCGCCGAGCACGATGAGTGTGGCAAAGGCGATGTCGTCGTCGGCGCGGTAGCCGGTAAACCACGCGTGCGAGCCTTGGTTGATCTCGGCCTCTCCTGTCTTACCGCGGATGTCTCCAGCTGCCTTCATTCCCGCCGCGGTGCCGCCCGGTGCGGTGACAGACCCCATGATCTGCTGCAGCTGGGCGATGGTCTCGGGAGTCGGGGGCTCGGCGTGATCGGAGACCTCGGTGCGCTGGCCGTCGATAAGGTAGGGCACGGGCATGGAGCCGTGCGCCGCCGTCGCCGACACCAGCGCCATGCCGAATGGGCTGGCCAGGTCCGCGCCCTGCCCGTACCCGGCCTCCGTGCGCTCGAGCGGTTCGTGCCCCTCGGGAATGGAGCCGGTGATCGTGTCGAGCCCGGGGATTTTCAGGTCTCGTCCAAGGCCGAACTGCTTGCCGACGCCCGCGAGCTGCCCCGGCTCAAGCTTCGTCGAGACGTCCGCGAAGGTGGTGTTGCACGAGCGCGCGAAAGCGGTCTCTAAGGGGACGCTGCCGAGCGAGAAGCCCGCGTAGTTGGTCACGACCCTCCCGTAGAGGTTCATCGTGCCGGGGCACGGCACCGTGGTTCCAGGCGTAAGGCCGGCAAGCTCCAACCCGGCCGCAGCCGTGATGATCTTAAACGTCGACCCGGGCGGGTATTGGCCCATCGTGGCGATGTTGCCCTCGCGGTCGGCCGCGGGGGTCTGCGCCACCGCGAGCACTCCCCCGGTCGACGGGCGGATCGCCACAATCATTGCCTGCTGCCCGGCTAAGGGTTCGAGCGCCTTCTCCGCCGCCCGCTGCACGGTGTGGTCGAGGCTGATCTTCAGCGCCGGCGCCGGCACCGGGTCCTCCCCCGCGATCTTTTCTAGCGCGGCGCCGTGCTCGTTGACCACGCTGACGTTCCAACCGGCCCTGCCCTCGAGCTCGCTGCCGACGAGCTGGCCGACGCGCGCCATGATGTCGGGGGCAAAGGTGGGATCAGCGTTGACGATCGCGGCTTCCTCGTTGAGCCGCACCCCCGGCACGCCGGCAACGGCATCGGCCACCGCCTGCCGGGCGCTGGCCGGGACGAGCACCACCGAGTATGTCCCGGTGGCCTGGCCCAGCTCTCCTGCGAGGTCGGCGGCGCTCGTTGTTGGCACGGCGGGATCCTGCGCGGCCGCCTGGCCCAGCGCGGCGGCGATGCGCTCGGCGGCGTCCTCGCGTGCGGTGGCTGTAGGCAGAGCATTCGTATCGACGAGCAGCCGGTAGGCCACCCCCGGGGAGAGCAGCTCCGCGCCGTCTGAGGACAGGACGCTAGCCGGCTTCGACTCCTCCGCGCGCAGCTCGAGGTGCTGGCCGGCCCCCAGGTTGGGGTTGAGCACCGAGGGCTGCCAGCGCACGGTCCACTCCCCGTTCGCCTGCGTCAGGGTCATCTGCGCGTCGTAGGTCAACGTGCGCTCGTGCGGCAGCCGCCAGTCCACCGAGTACGTGGCCGTGGCGAGGTTGTCCTGCTGGCGGACCTCTTTGAGCTCCACGCTCGCGCCATCGGCCTGGAGGCCGTCCATGGTCTCGCGGATGGATCCGGTGGCGGCCGAGGGGGCGTCGACAAGCGAGGCGATCTCGTCGTAGTTTTGCTGCGCAAGGGCGTCGAGGAAGGCGCTAGCGGTGGGCTCCGCATCGCGCGGGCGCGGCGTGCACCCCGCCGCACCGGCCGTGCACACGGCGGCCGCGAGGAGGATCGTGGCGGCTCGTTTCATGCCCAAAAGGTAGCAGCGCCGCCCCGCCGGGAGGGGCCGCCACGCACGAGCCCGCGAAAGTCTAGCTCGTGACCTTGACTTCCGCCTTCGCGCCCTCGATTTCCTCGAGGCCTTCTTCCTCGGCGATGCGCATCGCGTGGGAAATCAGCGTCTCCACAATCTTCGATTCCGGCACGGTTTCCACGACCTCGCCCTTGACAAAGATCTGCCCCTTGCCGTTGCCTGAGGCGACGCCCAGGTCGGCGTCGCGGGCCTCGCCCGGCCCGTTGACGACGCACCCCATCACCGCCACGCGAAGCGGGAACTCCATCCCCTCCAGCCCCGCGGTGACCTCCTCAGCGAGCTTGTACACGTCCACCTGGGCGCGACCGCACGACGGGCAGGAGACGATCTCGAGCTTGCGGGGCCGCAGGTTGAGCGACTGCAAGATCTGGTCGCCCACCTTGATCTCCTCCACCGGATCCGCCGAGAGCGAGACCCGGATCGTATCGCCGATGCCCTGGGAGAGCAGCGCGCCGAAGGCAACGGAGGACTTGATCGTGCCCATCTGCAGCGGCCCGGCCTCCGTCACCCCGAGGTGCAGCGGGTAGTCGGTGACCTCCGCGAGCTGGCGGTAGGCCTCGACCATGAGCACCGGGTCGGAGTGTTTGACCGAGATCGCGATATCGCCAAAGCCGTACTCCTCGAACAGGCCGGCTTCATAGATCGCCGATTCCACGAGGGCCTCCGGGGTGGCCTTGCCGTACTTCTCGAGCAGCCGCTTATCCAGCGAGCCGCCGTTGACGCCGATGCGGATCGGGATGCCGGCCTCGCCGGCGGCCTTCGCCACCTCCTTGACGCGGCCGTCGAACTCCTTGATGTTGCCGGGGTTGACGCGCACCGCCGCGCACCCGGCGTCGATGGCGGCGAAGATGTACTTCGGCTGGAAGTGGATGTCCGCGATCACCGGGATCGGCGACTTCGCCGCGATCGCCGGTAGCGCCTCCGCATCGACCGTCTTCGGGCAGGCCACGCGAACGATGTCGCACCCCGTCGTGGCCAGCTGCGCGATCTGCTGCAGCGTGGCGTTGATGTCGTGGGTCTTCGTCGTGGTCATCGACTGCACGGAAATCGGGTAGTCCGAACCGACCCCGACACCGCCGACCATGAGCTGCCTGGTTTTGCGCCGCGGGGCGAGGGTGGGGGGCGGGCCTTCA
Coding sequences within it:
- a CDS encoding penicillin-binding transpeptidase domain-containing protein — translated: MKRAATILLAAAVCTAGAAGCTPRPRDAEPTASAFLDALAQQNYDEIASLVDAPSAATGSIRETMDGLQADGASVELKEVRQQDNLATATYSVDWRLPHERTLTYDAQMTLTQANGEWTVRWQPSVLNPNLGAGQHLELRAEESKPASVLSSDGAELLSPGVAYRLLVDTNALPTATAREDAAERIAAALGQAAAQDPAVPTTSAADLAGELGQATGTYSVVLVPASARQAVADAVAGVPGVRLNEEAAIVNADPTFAPDIMARVGQLVGSELEGRAGWNVSVVNEHGAALEKIAGEDPVPAPALKISLDHTVQRAAEKALEPLAGQQAMIVAIRPSTGGVLAVAQTPAADREGNIATMGQYPPGSTFKIITAAAGLELAGLTPGTTVPCPGTMNLYGRVVTNYAGFSLGSVPLETAFARSCNTTFADVSTKLEPGQLAGVGKQFGLGRDLKIPGLDTITGSIPEGHEPLERTEAGYGQGADLASPFGMALVSATAAHGSMPVPYLIDGQRTEVSDHAEPPTPETIAQLQQIMGSVTAPGGTAAGMKAAGDIRGKTGEAEINQGSHAWFTGYRADDDIAFATLIVLGGGSESAVAATDRMLLNIDEMRGRGGI
- a CDS encoding alpha/beta hydrolase, which gives rise to MNNSDETFTETLANLSWSEDMLGPGFESADLPLAPAPDGDDQDRAVIVRATSEPSPGKPAIVWIHGMTDYFFHSHVAQHYTAQGYPFYAVDMHGCGRAHVDGGRWHYTTDMAHYFTELTRAARLIAAEHGQIIPMAHSTGGLIVPLWAHHLRSKDPASHSALRAIILNSPWLDMQFPRLAVAALRPLVTFLGNRFPTLMLPNKGEGTYGESISASAHGEWEFDTTFKPVGGHPKYLGWLRAVFQAQKDIHEGIMTGVPTLTLCSAHSYLGKPYSPAADTADTVLDVAQIRRWAPTLSHRSTVEVIEGARHDVFLSERHAREAALSATDAWLDSLGEQADKEAHR
- the mtr gene encoding mycothione reductase, with the translated sequence MSHAGACAHYDLIIVGAGSGNSIPTPEFDGYSIAIIEPGKFGGTCMNAGCIPTKMFVYAADTAYNAAHSQRLGLETSFSGANWQDITKRIFTNRIDIIAAGGEEYRRGEGSPNVDVYDRHASFVAPKTLATGQGGESKIISGETIVLAAGARPVVPEWAEGLPVHTSEDIMRLEKQPESLTIVGGGFIAMEFAHVFQSLGTHVRIVNRSPFLRALDRDIADAFNDIADSTYEVHKGRTVASASGDEGSITLTLDDASTITSESVLIAMGRQPNGDTLNLPAAGIESVGGRVGVDKYGRTSAEGVWALGDISSPYQLKHVANAETRAVRHNILHPENMVAMPHDNVPFAVFTHPQIATVGLSEQQAIDAGYDVTTKVQRYADVAYGWAMEDSTGMAKLVADRSTGRLLGAHYMGPQAPTLIQQLITLIAHGIDLRETVRAQYWIHPALPEVTENAILGLDLDFPEF
- the map gene encoding type I methionyl aminopeptidase, translated to MSQRAKIRPGEPTAIRRVPDSIERPEYAWRDEVRENVGEPFVQTPETIEKMREASRIAANALKAAGEAVAPGVTTDEIDRVAHEYMVDHGAYPSTLGYRGYPKSCCVSLNEIVCHGIPDTTVIEDGDIVNIDVTAYKNGVHGDTNATFLAGNVSEEHRLLVERTKEATMRGIKAAKPGREINVIGRVIESYAKRFGYNVVTDFTGHGVGTTFHNGLVVLHYDSNAYRDVLEPGMTLTVEPMINLGELPYTIWDDGWTVQNDDGKFTAQFEHTIVITEDGNEILTLPEE
- the ispG gene encoding flavodoxin-dependent (E)-4-hydroxy-3-methylbut-2-enyl-diphosphate synthase: MNAPIGKPIGLGIPEGPPPTLAPRRKTRQLMVGGVGVGSDYPISVQSMTTTKTHDINATLQQIAQLATTGCDIVRVACPKTVDAEALPAIAAKSPIPVIADIHFQPKYIFAAIDAGCAAVRVNPGNIKEFDGRVKEVAKAAGEAGIPIRIGVNGGSLDKRLLEKYGKATPEALVESAIYEAGLFEEYGFGDIAISVKHSDPVLMVEAYRQLAEVTDYPLHLGVTEAGPLQMGTIKSSVAFGALLSQGIGDTIRVSLSADPVEEIKVGDQILQSLNLRPRKLEIVSCPSCGRAQVDVYKLAEEVTAGLEGMEFPLRVAVMGCVVNGPGEARDADLGVASGNGKGQIFVKGEVVETVPESKIVETLISHAMRIAEEEGLEEIEGAKAEVKVTS